Genomic DNA from Lactuca sativa cultivar Salinas chromosome 8, Lsat_Salinas_v11, whole genome shotgun sequence:
TCTTAGTGTTTACAAGAGTTGGGTGACTCTTTCTGCTTTGCTTCCTCATTTCGCATGCTGCACACAGGTGATCCTTATCAAACTTTAAGAGAGGAAGTCATCGCACGtgatcaccaagaactagctTATTGTTGTCTTTGAAGTTAAGGTGcgaaagccttcggtgccatagccagctttcATCAAAATGAGCCTTCGTTAGCAGACATATAGTAGGCTTCCCTCTTATGGGAATTAAGTTTAAGGGATACATCTCTCCTTTTCGTTGTGATTTCAATAGAACTGATTtggttttttttctataatttctgatccttcatcatcaaaagATACTTTTAGGCCAGTTCTCACAACTAATTGTGAAACACTAATTAGATTGTGTTGCAacccttccacataagccaccttccggATTGAAAAATCTCCATTTATGATCATCTCGTAGCCTTTTATTGTTCCAAAAGAATTATTGCCATACTTTACATAGCCACCATCCTTGAGAGCACGAAACTCTCTCACCTCTTCCTTTCTTCTTGTCATATGACACAAGCAGCCGCTATCTATATACCATTCATTGTCAAACTGCTCTGCAAAAATTTAAATAGattgtcaaactgctcgtcacgtataacctgcaaaaatttaaacagatttaggaacccataATTGCTTGGGTCCTGGTGAGCCTTTTACAAAACAAGGAAAAGCAATAGAAAGATCAAGCATATACATTTGTTTTATTAAAGTGGTTTcgtctttccttttaatggtgaaaaccatGATTTTGTTATTCAATTTGTTTGAATcagtttgtttttctttatgttgaTTCTTAACAAATTCTCTCTTATCCTTCCTATGGTTAGTTGTCGTCTTCTTTGTTTGAACTTTAGAATCTGAGACGAGCTTTCCCTTCCCTTTAATGTTATTGATAAGAGTTTTCTTTGGTTGAGAGTGAGGAAGATTGTGTTTCCCAGAGAACCTTTTAGGAACCGATGACTTATGAGCGAAACTACCCTTTTGTTTCTGTGAAGCATAGGAATGACAATGTGAACACTGTTTAGGTTTCTCCTGTGAATGTACTATCGTCTGTTGGTTGGAATCTTTTTCTTTACATACATAGTTGGAGTTCTAGGATTGCTAAAACTACTTCCTCTCATTGAGATTTTTCTGATATCTCCTGTTTCGTTGACGTTTTTTCTCTACAAGTTGGTTGCAAGATTTGTGAACATTCACATTCGATTTCACCTTCCTGGCATGAGGTTCGGTTCCCACTGACTGAGGTTCTCTTGTGGATTTTGAAGATTCACTTTGAACGTCCTTGGTGCCATTTGTACTAGCTTTATTGAGCCTCGATGGATTTTTTAATGGTTCAGCTACGTATCTGTTTTTCACTCTCCACGAGGTTCATTCTGACAAACCTTTCGTTTCATCTGCATTGTTGATTGGGGTTGACCAAAaatactcatcacaaccatcagcgtTATCTTCATCTACTAAGGTTGTTAGCTCAACTATATGATCCTTAGTAACTCCAAAGGTAGCGTACACTTGATTTGGTACGGTTTGTACCTTTTGGTATACCACAACCTTCTCTTTCAGGACTTTGACCTTCTTTAGACAATCGAGTGAACTCGACAGAGTTTTCGGATATAAGGAATTTTGTTGGTTCAGGTTTTGTTTTAATGAATTCagaacagtcaacctcatcctctacagataTTTCACTCATGTCACTGTCCTCATCAAATTTAGATGCATTTTCAGCATTAATCTTGTTATCTGAACTCAACTTAGAACTCGATGAATCAAATTTCTGTACAATTTCGGTCTTTattttcaatctatcattttcatccagtaAGTTTCTGAGCATGTCCTtttggtctttggacttaataaatgactcaattttgtccaatcCAATTATGTAGGCTTTAGAAGTTTCTTCTGATGAGACAATTAATTCACAATTATAGAAATCAGCATCTATTTCATCTTCATTTAATTCAAGGAAAggcaaaatcattttgtgaatTTTGTTGCCAGTCTCATAATCTAAATGCAACTAAGTAATATTGGAATAAAGACGTTTAACAATCAAGCAAAAAATATTCCTTTGTTtcaaaaactttaaattgtcACGTTGCAAATAAGTTAATTCTTCTCTTGCTCTAACCAACTCTAATTCCTTCTTCTCTATCcatatccttcgctcctcactcttggaagacaccctgctaatttgatcagttaaGTCAGAATTCGCAAGTCGAGTTTGTTTTAGGCTTCCACTTAAATTAGAGAAGGtgaattttaaataatttaattccttttcatagttagatATGGGTATTTTAAGAGATTCAAGGATGGAatttaccttcttgatcaattgatCACATTCATTGATATGCTCTCCGACTGGTTTTGAGGTAAAGCATTTGTCTTACCCCTCCTTCGCTTCTTCACAACCGCCATCTGTTGTGTAGCCTCTTATTTATGACACACCATCTGTTCCCATCAAACATTTGTCGACAATCTTAGAGCCTTCTTCCCTCACAACAAATGCCATGCCAAGTGTGGTCTTACGAACTTCTTCATCTTCCGAGTCACTAGACCAAACTTCTACTCCTCCAAACTCGTTTTCTGCGACATCTTCCTGTACAATCAAAGCAGACATAGATTTATCATTgtctttctttttcttgatttcctccaacTTGTGCATGAAGtaatcttcatcatcttctccctATTTCTTCTCATCCAGTTTTCGTAACATGCAATCCTTCGCCAAATGATTCTGTCAGTGACAGTAGTGGCAGTCATACCCAGAGTTACTAACTAATTttccttctttcttctcttcttccttCTGGAGAGTATTTTTGATCTCATCCTTCGCCTTCTCGGAGCTATAActtccttgccagtttcggttcttggcaGAAGGGAATTTCTTCCTTGCGAACcgcttggggttagacaccattaAAGCATACTCTTCACTAGTAAGATCACATTCCGAGAGATCAGTCTCAGGTTCTTCATCAGCCACAGATTTACCTTTAGCCACGAGTGCCAAAGAGCCCAAACTAGAGACAACTTTTGATTCTTTTGTCACAACACTTTCATGTGACTTGAGAATTCCTACAAGATTTCCCTACGAGTAAGCTTTGAATTGTTCATGTGCtttaatgtgacaacctgaaatttgtAGCCAATATAACGAATCCCAGTCGAACCTGGTAACCTGTTTTAAGTTAATAAAATATCTtggaaaatgaaatgttcaaaaagtcTCAACTAGGTTGTCTAAATGATAGATATCGTTTCAAGGTTTTCAGATATATCCAGATCACTCGactccgagttataacaaagaagttatgaccaaccgaagattcgtGTAAAAACCGGAAAAAGTTGTAAAcataaaacgcgaagtttcaatacaataattattagccttaggtgtctaaacgaaagttgtagattacgttAAAACGTGAGCaggcataaaaagaacgcccaaatctgacttc
This window encodes:
- the LOC111913732 gene encoding uncharacterized protein LOC111913732, encoding MRMIRFALQSDTFRLVSLCTTVKEIWESLKELYSTDEDLKHSIQTLVLSEFGDFKQKPEESLVQTFIRYNHLLSKMIKHGYQGNLVGILKSHESVVTKESKVVSSLGSLALVAKGKSVADEEPETDLSECDLTSEEYALMVSNPKRFARKKFPSAKNRNWQGSYSSEKAKDEIKNTLQKEEEKKEGKLGEDDEDYFMHKLEEIKKKKDNDKSMSALIVQEDVAENEFGGVEVWSSDSEDEEVRKTTLGMAFVVREEGSKIVDKCLMGTDDYETGNKIHKMILPFLELNEDEIDADFYNCELIVSSEETSKAYIIGLDKIESFIKSKDQKDMLRNLLDENDRLKIKTEIVQKFDSSSSKLSSDNKINAENASKFDEDSDMSEISVEDEVDCSEFIKTKPEPTKFLISENSVEFTRLSKEGQSPEREGCGIPKGTNRTKSSKQKGSFAHKSSVPKRFSGKHNLPHSQPKKTLINNIKGKGKLVSDSKVQTKKTTTNHRKDKREFVKNQHKEKQTDSNKLNNKIMVFTIKRKDETTLIKQMYMLDLSIAFPCFFDNEWYIDSGCLCHMTRRKEEVREFRALKDGGYVKYGNNSFGTIKGYEMIINGDFSIRKVAYVEGLQHNLISVSQLVVRTGLKVSFDDEGSEIIEKKPNQFY